TTCCCCGACGTCCGCTGGAACATCGACGTCAAGGCGGAGTCGGCCCTCCACCCCCTGCTCAACCTCATCGCCCGGACCGAATCCTGGGACCGGGTCTGCGTCGGCTCCTTCTCCGAGTCCCGGGTGGCCCGCGCCCAGCGCCTCGCCGGTCCGCGCCTGGCCACCTCGTACGGCACGAGCGGCGTCCTGGGGCTGCGGCTGCGGTCGTGGGGCGTCCCGGCCACGGTGCGGCGCTCGGCGGTCGCCGCGCAGGTGCCCGAGTCGCACGCGGGGGTGCCCGTGGTCGACCACCGGTTCGTGCGCGCGGCCCACGCGCGCGGGCTGCAGGTGCACGTCTGGACCGTGAACGAACCGCAACGTATGCACCGACTCCTGGACCTGGGCGTCGATGGCATCATGACCGATCACATCGACACGCTGCGCAAGGTGCTTGAGGACCGGGGGGCCTGGGTCTGAGGCCCTCGCGCGGCCCGTTCACGGGGAAGCGAGGGGCACGGGTGGGCACCGACAC
This genomic stretch from Streptomyces deccanensis harbors:
- a CDS encoding glycerophosphodiester phosphodiesterase, whose product is MTALIRHPYLDHPGPIAFAHRGGAADGLENTTAQFRRAVESGYRYIETDVHATLDGKLVAFHDSTLDRMTDGAGRIADLPWKEIRRARVAGAEPVPLFEDLLEEFPDVRWNIDVKAESALHPLLNLIARTESWDRVCVGSFSESRVARAQRLAGPRLATSYGTSGVLGLRLRSWGVPATVRRSAVAAQVPESHAGVPVVDHRFVRAAHARGLQVHVWTVNEPQRMHRLLDLGVDGIMTDHIDTLRKVLEDRGAWV